A window of Sphingobacteriales bacterium genomic DNA:
GATATCATGATGACCTCAAATCTCGAAGGATACAACCTCCTTCATCAGATTAAACAAAATAAAGAATTTAGTCAATTACCCATTATAATTATGACCGGAATGCGAGATCAGATGGGCGTCAATCTTTACTCAGCTGTTGAAGATAATGAGTTATTC
This region includes:
- a CDS encoding response regulator; the protein is MKKKILLIDDDDDILRSFQVILENKGFNILTAKEGVSGYELLVKENPDALILDIMMTSNLEGYNLLHQIKQNKEFSQLPIIIMTGMRDQMGVNLYSAVEDNELF